In a single window of the Pseudogemmatithrix spongiicola genome:
- a CDS encoding foldase protein PrsA, producing MTRLRLALVAVILTAVTACGALKDAMTAHVDVVARAGNQELTVSQLSDMLANSQVPLRPDVARSVAQLWVNYQLLGQAAAANDTLHSDELADQGMWSAIDQMRLAALFEQYTATVGRPDSTKFQAAYEAGELLGAAHILLTKQPDGLGTAVNDSIKREAERIARTVTSATFASVARARSQDPGSKDRGGDYGVFPPGTMVPEFEAGIRSVPPGGITGVVETQFGYHIIRRSTWNEIKDQFAQTYGQIVQQRAESTFFAEAEKDANIQVKGSAARIVKAIAEDVDSYRTDRTVIATSRRVDLTAGRMAMWIAAFPPQAQIRPQITEAPDSVIPSFVTNIMRNELLLKRADEQGIKADTARVREAREAFFGAVTGSMTALGVAPAQLADTTDDRKAREAFAGNRVTAFVQSLLRSQVEYVDVPEQVVLVLRDRYEARVVPAGLDRALAEATKLRTAADSAAAANQTPSAVPMPSPTPNP from the coding sequence ATGACCCGCCTTCGTCTTGCTCTCGTTGCCGTCATCCTGACCGCCGTCACGGCCTGCGGCGCCCTCAAGGACGCGATGACCGCCCACGTGGATGTCGTCGCCCGCGCCGGCAACCAGGAGCTCACGGTGTCGCAGCTCAGCGACATGCTCGCGAACTCGCAGGTGCCGCTCCGCCCCGACGTCGCGCGCAGCGTCGCGCAGCTCTGGGTGAACTACCAGCTGCTCGGCCAGGCTGCCGCCGCCAACGATACGCTCCACTCTGACGAGCTCGCCGATCAGGGCATGTGGTCGGCCATCGACCAGATGCGCCTCGCCGCGCTGTTCGAGCAGTACACGGCGACGGTGGGACGTCCGGACTCGACCAAGTTCCAGGCCGCGTATGAGGCGGGCGAACTGCTCGGCGCCGCGCACATCCTGCTCACCAAGCAGCCGGATGGGCTCGGCACGGCGGTGAACGACTCGATCAAGCGCGAAGCCGAGCGCATCGCGCGCACCGTGACCTCGGCGACCTTCGCCAGCGTCGCGCGTGCCCGCTCGCAGGATCCGGGCTCCAAGGATCGCGGCGGCGACTACGGCGTGTTCCCGCCGGGCACGATGGTCCCGGAGTTCGAAGCTGGCATCCGCAGCGTGCCGCCGGGTGGCATCACCGGCGTCGTGGAGACGCAGTTCGGCTACCACATCATCCGCCGCTCGACCTGGAACGAGATCAAGGACCAGTTCGCGCAGACCTACGGCCAGATCGTGCAGCAGCGCGCCGAGAGCACTTTCTTCGCGGAAGCGGAGAAGGACGCGAACATCCAGGTGAAGGGCAGCGCGGCGCGCATCGTGAAGGCCATCGCCGAGGATGTCGATTCCTACCGCACCGACCGCACCGTCATCGCGACGTCGCGCCGCGTGGACCTCACGGCCGGCCGCATGGCGATGTGGATCGCCGCGTTCCCGCCGCAGGCACAGATCCGTCCGCAGATCACCGAGGCGCCGGACTCCGTCATTCCGTCGTTCGTGACCAACATCATGCGGAACGAGCTCCTGCTCAAGCGGGCCGATGAACAGGGCATCAAGGCCGATACGGCCCGCGTGCGCGAGGCCCGTGAAGCGTTCTTCGGCGCCGTCACCGGCTCCATGACCGCCCTTGGCGTCGCGCCGGCGCAGCTCGCCGACACCACGGACGACCGCAAGGCGCGCGAGGCCTTCGCCGGCAATCGCGTGACGGCCTTCGTGCAGTCGCTGCTCCGCAGCCAGGTGGAGTACGTCGATGTCCCGGAGCAGGTGGTCTTGGTGCTGCGCGACCGCTACGAGGCCCGCGTGGTGCCGGCGGGGCTCGACCGTGCGCTGGCCGAGGCGACCAAGTTGCGGACGGCGGCCGACTCCGCGGCCGCGGCGAACCAGACGCCGAGCGCGGTGCCGATGCCGTCGCCGACGCCCAACCCGTAA
- the pdxA gene encoding 4-hydroxythreonine-4-phosphate dehydrogenase PdxA, translating into MTLPTLAVTLGDPRGIGPEIVRAALATPEVMGAARCVVVGPSGAGIAVEESIGEWHGRPGPSTPELAAAAGSLAGKAIERAVELVRSGAVQGIVTAPIDKAALAAAGYADPGHTEMLERLTGHPTAMMLASSMLRVVLATTHLALRDVPQAVTQAALVRAAKLTRDGLRDWFGIAEPRLALCALNPHGGDGGRFGDEDMRVLAPAAREAEMAGPFPADTVFVRAMRGEFDAVIAPYHDVGMTAIKVASFGEGVNVTLGLPFPRTSPDHGTALDIAGSGRADAGAMAHAIVVAAEIAQRLAR; encoded by the coding sequence GTGACGCTGCCGACGCTCGCGGTCACGCTGGGCGACCCGCGGGGCATCGGGCCGGAGATCGTGCGCGCGGCGCTCGCGACCCCCGAGGTCATGGGCGCCGCGCGCTGCGTTGTGGTGGGGCCGAGCGGGGCGGGGATCGCGGTGGAGGAATCCATCGGCGAATGGCATGGCCGTCCCGGGCCGTCGACGCCGGAGCTCGCCGCCGCGGCCGGGTCGCTGGCCGGCAAGGCCATCGAGCGCGCGGTCGAGCTCGTGCGCAGCGGGGCGGTGCAGGGCATCGTCACGGCGCCGATCGACAAGGCGGCACTCGCGGCCGCCGGCTATGCGGACCCCGGGCACACGGAGATGCTCGAGCGGCTCACGGGGCATCCGACGGCGATGATGCTCGCGTCATCCATGCTGCGGGTGGTGCTCGCCACCACGCATCTCGCCCTGCGCGACGTGCCGCAGGCGGTCACGCAGGCGGCGCTCGTCCGTGCCGCCAAGCTCACGCGCGACGGGCTGCGCGACTGGTTCGGCATCGCCGAGCCGCGGCTCGCGCTCTGTGCGCTCAACCCGCACGGTGGAGACGGCGGCCGCTTCGGGGATGAGGACATGCGCGTGCTGGCGCCCGCCGCGCGCGAGGCGGAGATGGCGGGGCCGTTTCCGGCGGACACCGTCTTCGTACGGGCCATGCGCGGCGAGTTCGACGCCGTCATCGCGCCGTATCACGACGTGGGCATGACGGCCATCAAGGTCGCGAGCTTCGGCGAGGGCGTGAACGTCACCCTCGGGCTCCCATTCCCCCGCACGTCCCCCGACCACGGGACGGCGCTGGATATCGCGGGCAGCGGCCGTGCCGATGCCGGGGCGATGGCCCATGCCATCGTCGTCGCGGCCGAGATCGCCCAGCGTCTCGCTCGCTGA
- the pap gene encoding polyphosphate:AMP phosphotransferase, protein MLDAAEQGLTLTDRAYERQLRTLRPALLKAHFALQQSGRQVLVIVSGSDGAGKGELVHRLNEWLDPRGVTTTAFWDHSDEEDERPHFYRFWRAMPGAGKIGIFFGSWYTRPIIDRVTKSRRKRDFVPELDRIVAFEKMLADGGIHVLKLWLHLSKPAQRQRLKELERLGRLGPDDWKHFKQYDRFRTVSELALEHTHQPHAPWHPVDATDRRHREITAAKLLLATLEHAATLEAPKRRARAAAPAARTWVPGPSQLDQVDLTQRLTVSQYERELPQLQERLSRLAWRAREEKVPTILAFEGWDAAGKGSAIRRVTQALDPRLYRVVGIAAPTDEERAQHYLWRFWRHVPRDGRITIFDRTWYGRVLVERVEGFAPVADWDRAYFEIDAFERQLVDHGAALGKFWIHISPAEQLKRFKERQRVAWKRHKITDEDWRNRKKLPAYKAAVDEMLARCSPGEAPFTVVAGDDKRFARVQILRTIVERLEGALEAGA, encoded by the coding sequence ATGCTCGACGCCGCCGAACAAGGCCTGACCCTCACGGACCGCGCCTACGAGCGCCAGCTCCGAACCCTGCGCCCTGCCCTGCTCAAGGCGCACTTCGCGCTTCAGCAGTCTGGCCGACAGGTCCTCGTGATCGTGTCCGGCAGCGACGGGGCCGGCAAGGGCGAACTGGTGCACCGCCTCAACGAATGGCTGGACCCGCGGGGCGTCACGACGACGGCGTTCTGGGACCACTCCGACGAGGAGGATGAGCGTCCGCACTTCTACCGCTTCTGGCGCGCAATGCCGGGCGCGGGCAAGATCGGCATCTTCTTCGGCTCGTGGTATACGCGGCCGATCATCGACCGCGTGACCAAGTCGCGGCGGAAGCGCGACTTCGTGCCCGAACTGGACCGCATCGTGGCCTTCGAGAAGATGCTGGCCGATGGCGGCATCCACGTCCTCAAGCTGTGGCTCCACCTCTCGAAGCCCGCGCAGCGCCAGCGGCTCAAGGAACTGGAAAGGCTCGGGCGCTTGGGCCCCGACGACTGGAAGCACTTCAAACAGTACGACCGCTTCCGCACGGTCTCGGAGCTCGCCTTGGAGCATACGCACCAGCCGCACGCGCCGTGGCATCCCGTGGATGCGACCGACCGCCGGCACCGCGAGATCACGGCGGCCAAGCTGCTCCTCGCGACGCTCGAGCATGCCGCGACGCTCGAGGCGCCCAAGCGCCGCGCTCGCGCCGCGGCACCGGCGGCCCGCACCTGGGTCCCTGGACCGTCGCAACTCGATCAAGTGGACCTCACGCAGCGGCTGACCGTGAGCCAATACGAACGCGAGCTGCCGCAGCTGCAGGAGCGGCTCTCGCGCCTTGCCTGGCGCGCGCGCGAGGAGAAGGTGCCGACCATCCTGGCTTTCGAGGGCTGGGACGCCGCCGGCAAGGGCAGCGCGATCCGGCGCGTCACCCAGGCGCTGGACCCGCGCCTGTACCGGGTGGTGGGCATCGCCGCCCCCACCGACGAAGAGCGCGCCCAGCACTACCTCTGGCGCTTCTGGCGGCACGTCCCGCGCGACGGGCGCATCACGATCTTCGACCGCACCTGGTACGGCCGCGTCCTCGTGGAGCGCGTGGAGGGATTCGCGCCGGTCGCCGACTGGGACCGCGCCTACTTCGAGATCGATGCCTTCGAGCGGCAGCTCGTGGACCACGGCGCGGCGCTTGGCAAGTTCTGGATCCACATCAGCCCCGCGGAGCAGCTGAAGCGCTTCAAGGAGCGCCAGCGCGTGGCGTGGAAGCGCCACAAGATCACCGACGAGGACTGGCGCAACCGCAAGAAGCTGCCGGCCTACAAGGCGGCGGTGGACGAGATGCTGGCGCGCTGCAGCCCCGGCGAGGCGCCGTTCACGGTGGTGGCGGGCGACGACAAGCGCTTCGCCCGGGTGCAGATCCTGCGCACGATCGTCGAGCGGCTCGAGGGCGCGCTCGAGGCCGGGGCCTGA
- a CDS encoding type IV pilus twitching motility protein PilT, whose amino-acid sequence MAQLDKLLSVMISNRADELVLTEGAAAVLLSQGNERPVTKALTAPQIVALLKEIAPAPAHAALDAKQPTKFQYMSEDSVFAARAMVLGDGKLSVRIQVDADGEFKRSTGMFTRVVLPEEPSAPSAAAMPNVKEAAVDPAGAREAMEKLLRMLVEQGGSDLHMRVGEPPILRKSGEMHRVEGQPKLDPATTEALLASIMPERNQKEFRESNDTDFAYEIAGVARFRANVLRDRKGWAAVFRVIPNTIITADQLGLSQEVQNLCYLTKGLVLVTGPTGSGKSTTLSGMIDLVNRSRNDHVITIEDPIEFVHENKNCIMTQRQVGVHTGSFKSALRAALREDPDIILVGELRDLETVSIAIETAETGHLVFGTLHTTTAASTIDRLIDQFPADRQEQVRTMLSESLKGVISQVLCKKIGGGRVAAREILLVTPAISNLIREGKTFQIPSIMQTSKRLGMITMNDTLLELVEKKLVEPKEAYMKSVDKGSFVNSLKAKGFDVSFVEADEPGGAKPAMGGPAAKPGAKK is encoded by the coding sequence ATGGCCCAACTCGACAAGCTGCTCTCCGTGATGATTTCCAACCGTGCGGACGAACTGGTCCTCACGGAGGGCGCGGCCGCCGTGCTGCTCTCACAGGGCAACGAACGCCCGGTCACCAAGGCGCTCACCGCGCCGCAGATCGTCGCCCTGCTCAAGGAGATCGCGCCGGCGCCGGCGCACGCGGCCCTCGACGCCAAGCAGCCCACGAAGTTCCAGTACATGAGCGAGGACTCCGTCTTCGCCGCGCGGGCGATGGTGCTGGGCGACGGCAAGCTGTCCGTGCGCATCCAGGTGGACGCCGACGGGGAGTTCAAGCGCTCGACCGGCATGTTCACGCGCGTGGTGTTGCCGGAGGAACCGTCGGCGCCGTCGGCGGCGGCGATGCCGAACGTGAAGGAAGCGGCGGTCGATCCGGCCGGCGCCCGCGAGGCCATGGAGAAGCTGCTGCGCATGCTCGTCGAGCAGGGCGGCTCCGACCTGCACATGCGCGTCGGCGAGCCGCCCATCCTGCGCAAGAGCGGCGAGATGCACCGCGTGGAGGGCCAGCCCAAGCTCGATCCCGCGACGACGGAAGCGCTGCTCGCCTCCATCATGCCCGAGCGCAACCAGAAGGAGTTCCGCGAGAGCAACGACACGGACTTCGCGTACGAAATCGCCGGCGTGGCGCGCTTCCGCGCCAACGTGCTGCGCGACCGCAAGGGCTGGGCGGCGGTATTCCGCGTCATCCCCAACACGATCATCACGGCCGACCAGCTGGGCCTCTCCCAGGAAGTGCAGAACCTCTGCTACCTGACGAAGGGACTCGTCCTCGTGACGGGCCCGACCGGCTCGGGCAAGTCGACGACGCTCTCGGGCATGATCGACCTCGTGAACCGCTCGCGCAACGACCACGTGATCACGATCGAGGACCCGATCGAGTTCGTGCACGAGAACAAGAACTGCATCATGACGCAGCGGCAGGTGGGCGTGCACACGGGCTCGTTCAAGAGCGCCTTGCGCGCCGCGCTGCGTGAGGACCCGGACATCATCCTCGTCGGCGAGCTCCGCGACCTGGAGACGGTGAGCATCGCGATCGAGACGGCCGAGACGGGCCACTTGGTGTTCGGCACGCTGCATACGACCACGGCGGCCAGCACGATCGACCGCCTCATCGACCAGTTCCCGGCCGACCGCCAGGAGCAGGTCCGGACCATGCTGTCCGAGTCGCTCAAGGGCGTGATCTCGCAGGTGCTCTGCAAGAAGATCGGCGGGGGCCGCGTGGCCGCGCGCGAGATCCTGCTCGTCACCCCGGCGATCTCGAACCTCATCCGTGAGGGGAAGACGTTCCAGATTCCGTCCATCATGCAGACCAGCAAGCGCCTCGGCATGATCACGATGAACGACACGCTGCTGGAACTGGTCGAGAAGAAGCTGGTCGAACCGAAGGAGGCCTACATGAAGTCGGTGGACAAGGGCTCCTTCGTGAACTCGCTGAAGGCCAAGGGCTTCGACGTGAGCTTCGTGGAAGCGGACGAACCGGGCGGTGCCAAGCCGGCGATGGGCGGGCCGGCAGCCAAGCCGGGCGCGAAGAAGTAG
- a CDS encoding cation diffusion facilitator family transporter, with protein sequence MSTPRDPSVPSFEDCQAHRPSAAREHAHGYAHGHAHDHAHEHDAHATAHRHHHDDTSTRRLALALGVTGLLLVAEVVGGILANSVALLADAGHMLTDAGALALSLFVAWFARRPATPQRTYGYLRWEILAAFINGATLLLLSAWILVEAVQRIGAPEPVGGALMLGIAVAGLLANGVSAWLLHGHHEGSLNMRGAYLHVLSDLLGSVAVILAAIAVHWFGWTLADPLASIAVTLLIIRGAWRLVREAVEVLLEHTPAHIDAEALREAMLAVRGVGAVHDLHVWTLTSGVVAMSAHAIAPTVQEHPRVLADLHAAAARFGILHTTIQLEGEPLAACCGEFADSPLTPATR encoded by the coding sequence ATGTCTACGCCGCGCGATCCCTCCGTGCCCTCGTTCGAGGACTGCCAAGCGCACCGCCCCTCGGCGGCGCGCGAACATGCGCACGGGTATGCGCACGGGCATGCGCACGATCATGCCCACGAGCACGACGCGCACGCGACGGCGCATCGACACCACCATGACGACACCTCCACGCGCCGACTGGCCCTGGCCCTCGGCGTGACGGGACTGCTGCTCGTCGCCGAGGTGGTGGGCGGCATCCTCGCCAACTCCGTCGCGTTGCTCGCCGACGCCGGCCACATGCTGACCGACGCGGGAGCGCTCGCGCTGTCGCTGTTCGTCGCGTGGTTCGCGCGGCGGCCGGCCACGCCGCAGCGCACGTATGGCTACCTGCGCTGGGAGATCCTGGCGGCGTTCATCAATGGCGCCACGTTGCTGCTGCTCTCGGCGTGGATCCTCGTCGAGGCGGTGCAGCGCATCGGCGCTCCGGAGCCCGTCGGCGGCGCCCTCATGCTGGGCATCGCCGTCGCGGGCCTGCTGGCCAATGGCGTCAGCGCCTGGTTGCTGCACGGGCACCACGAAGGCAGCCTGAACATGCGCGGGGCCTACCTGCACGTCCTCTCCGACTTGCTGGGCAGCGTGGCCGTGATCCTCGCCGCGATCGCCGTGCACTGGTTCGGCTGGACGCTCGCCGACCCGCTGGCGTCGATCGCCGTCACGTTGCTCATCATCCGCGGCGCCTGGCGCCTCGTCCGCGAGGCGGTCGAGGTGCTCCTCGAGCACACGCCGGCGCATATCGACGCCGAGGCGCTGCGCGAGGCCATGCTTGCCGTGCGCGGCGTCGGGGCGGTGCATGACCTGCACGTGTGGACGCTCACCTCCGGCGTGGTCGCCATGAGCGCCCACGCCATTGCGCCCACGGTGCAGGAGCACCCGCGCGTGCTGGCGGACCTCCACGCCGCCGCAGCACGATTCGGCATCCTCCACACCACGATCCAGCTCGAGGGCGAACCCCTGGCCGCCTGCTGCGGTGAGTTCGCCGACTCCCCCCTCACGCCGGCGACCCGCTGA
- a CDS encoding peptidylprolyl isomerase produces MHLRRLLLALVAGAVAPAAALQAQDGVRLIPVDRVVAVVATKPILWSEVLERISLARAQGLQVPSDSAAQMAIAKDILEQLVDEEVLLAVATDFKLEVPETEVSANVDRQFDQIRGQFGTEAEFREALRREGFGTPEEYRRKTLEQAQRDERQRKALDTLRALGRLAPVNVTEREVAEAFERLKARLGPRPALVAFRQVVVPPRPRQAAKDRARARIDSLRARLEAGADFDSLARAVSMDQGSAQQGGDLGWNRRGRMVQAFDNMMFALAPGRISPVVETEFGFHVMRVDRVRAGEVRARHILIQPDVDSTDAAAARLRADSVRTLWQGGMPFDTLIARYHDPAEERSIPEGYPIDSLPPEYRVALRSVPEGGFSQVFAMPMPGTQLSKYIVAFVTQAKPAGEWSLADYQERIRRQLQEERSTRRTLDNLRREYYVSVRL; encoded by the coding sequence ATGCATCTGCGTCGTCTCCTCCTCGCGCTGGTCGCCGGCGCCGTCGCACCTGCGGCGGCGCTGCAGGCGCAGGACGGCGTGCGCCTCATTCCGGTCGATCGGGTCGTGGCGGTGGTCGCCACCAAGCCGATCCTCTGGAGCGAGGTGCTCGAACGGATCAGCCTGGCGCGCGCGCAGGGCCTGCAGGTGCCCAGCGACTCGGCGGCGCAGATGGCCATCGCCAAGGACATCCTCGAGCAGTTGGTGGACGAGGAGGTCCTGCTCGCCGTCGCCACGGACTTCAAGCTCGAGGTCCCGGAGACGGAAGTGTCGGCGAACGTCGACCGACAGTTTGACCAGATCCGCGGGCAGTTCGGGACGGAGGCGGAGTTCCGCGAGGCGTTGCGTCGCGAGGGCTTCGGCACGCCGGAGGAGTATCGCCGCAAGACGCTGGAGCAGGCGCAGCGTGACGAGCGCCAGCGGAAGGCGCTCGACACCCTGCGGGCACTCGGACGCTTGGCGCCGGTCAACGTGACCGAGCGCGAAGTGGCGGAGGCCTTCGAACGCTTGAAGGCTCGTCTCGGGCCGCGCCCAGCGCTCGTCGCGTTCCGGCAGGTGGTGGTGCCGCCGCGCCCGCGCCAGGCCGCGAAGGACCGTGCCCGCGCGCGCATCGATTCGCTGCGTGCCCGCCTCGAGGCTGGGGCGGACTTCGACTCGCTGGCGCGCGCCGTCTCGATGGACCAAGGCAGTGCGCAGCAGGGCGGCGATCTCGGCTGGAACCGCCGTGGCCGCATGGTGCAGGCCTTCGACAACATGATGTTCGCGCTCGCGCCCGGGCGCATCAGCCCCGTCGTCGAGACGGAGTTCGGGTTCCACGTCATGCGCGTCGATCGCGTGCGTGCCGGCGAGGTGCGGGCGCGGCACATCCTGATCCAGCCGGACGTGGACTCGACCGATGCCGCGGCGGCGCGGTTGCGTGCCGATTCCGTCCGCACGCTGTGGCAGGGCGGCATGCCCTTCGATACGCTGATCGCCCGCTATCACGATCCGGCCGAGGAGCGCTCGATTCCCGAGGGCTACCCGATCGACTCGCTGCCCCCCGAGTACCGCGTGGCCCTGCGCAGCGTGCCCGAGGGCGGCTTCTCGCAGGTGTTCGCGATGCCGATGCCCGGCACGCAGCTCAGCAAGTACATCGTCGCGTTCGTGACGCAGGCGAAGCCGGCCGGCGAGTGGTCGTTGGCCGACTACCAGGAGCGCATCCGGCGGCAGCTGCAGGAAGAGCGCTCGACGCGCCGCACCTTGGATAACCTGCGGCGCGAGTACTACGTCTCCGTCCGATTGTGA